From Planktothrix serta PCC 8927:
CGAGGGGGTTGTGGTATTGTAGAAATAGTCAACTGTCCTCCTCTTCAGCCGATCACGGATAACAGACTGTATCAAGTGCATCCCCTGTCCAAATTTGTTTTGAGAATGCCCTACAATCGTCTCCAACCTATTTGTGCTACAATTTTTGAAAGTTTTGCCATTTTACTGTAAAAACGCCATAAGGGACGTTTTTACTTTATCAATACTGGAGTCGTGATCAAATGACCAGCAATTACAGCGCCGACCAAATTCAAGTTCTTGAAGGTTTGGAAGCCGTTCGCAAACGCCCTGGAATGTACATTGGTTCCACCGGGCCGCGAGGACTCCACCATTTAGTATACGAGGTTGTAGACAATGCGATCGATGAAGCGCTGGCTGGCTATTGTACCCACATCGAAATTGATTTCAACGCCGATGGTTCTGTCACCGTTATCGATGATGGTCGCGGTATCCCCGTTGATACCCATTCTAAAACCGGAAAGTCTGCGTTAGAAACCGTGTTAACCGTTCTGCACGCCGGAGGAAAATTTGGCGGAGGCGGTTATAAAGTTTCGGGGGGTTTACATGGGGTCGGGGTTTCCGTTGTTAACGCTTTATCAGAATGGGTAGAAGTTACGGTTTTTCGGGATAAAAAAGAATATCGCCAACGCTTTGAGCGGGGAACTCCCGTGACCGAACTTACCTCAAAACCGATCAAAGAAGCTCGAACCGGAACATCCGTTTGCTTTTTACCTGATACTGTAATTTTTACCAGTGGAATTGAGTTTGATTGTGATACGATTGCTTCGCGTTTACGCGAACTCGCCTATTTGAATGCGGGAGTTAAAATTACTCTGACAGATAGTCGTTTAGAATTTTTAAGACGGGAAACTCCCCGGATAGAAACCTACTGTTATCAAGGCGGAATTAGGGAGTATATCGCCTATATGAACAACGATAAACAACCCCTCCATGAAGATATTATTTATATTTCTGGAGAACGGAATAATGTTCAAATTGAAGTCGCCTTGCAGTGGTGTACCGATGCCTATAGTGATACGGTTTTAGGCTTCGCTAATAATATTAGAACCATCGATGGGGGCACCCATTTAGAAGGGTTAAAAACCGTTTTGACTCGAACTTTAAATGCGATGGCTCGCAAACGGAATAAACTCAAAGAAGGAGAGCCTAATTTAGGCGGGGAAAATATTAGAGAAGGCTTAACCGCCATTATTTCTGCGAAAGTTCCCGATCCTGAATTTGAAGGACAAACCAAAACCCGATTAGGAAATCCAGAAGTTCGGGGAATTGTTGACTCCTTGGTGGGGGAAGCTTTAACCGAGTATTTGGAATTTAATCCAGGAATTGCTGATGCGGTAATTGAGAAGGCTATTCAAGCATTTAAAGCCGCAGAAGCCGCTCGCCGCGCACGGGATTTAGTCCGTCGAAAATCGGTCTTAGAATCCTCTCCTTTGCCCGGTAAATTAGCCGATTGCAGCACCCGTGATCCCGAAGAATCGGAGATTTTCTTAGTCGAAGGCGACAGCGCCGGCGGTTGTTTGTTTAGTTTTACTTATATATCACTTGCCGATGGATTGGAAAAAACTATCAAAGAGATTGTCGATGAACAAGCTGAGGGGAAAGAGCATTTTTGCTACACCATTAATCAAAGTGGCAATATTGCCATTGAACGCATTATTAATGCACGACTGACCAAAAAAGATGCCCAAGTCGTGAAATTAACTTTAGATAATGGAGAAACCCTGATTTGTACTCCTGATCACCCCTTTATGTTACGTGACGGGAGTTATAAAGCGGCAGCAAAATTAACCCCAGAAGATTCCTTGATGCCATTTCATCGAAAAATTTCTCAGAAAGGGATAGATGGAGGATTAAACGGTTATGAAATGGTTTGGAACCCCGGTTATGATAAATGGATTTATACCCATTTATTAGCGGATTTTTATAACTTAAAACAGGGGGTTTATCAAGCGTCTGAGGGAAATCATCGTCACCATGTTGATTTTAATAAACGCAACAATAATCCCACCAATATTCAACGCTTACCAGCCCAAGACCATTTCGCTTTACATCGCGCCCATTTAGAAAAAACCTTACATCGTCCTGATGTCATTGAAAAAAGCCGTCAAGTGCATCAAAGTGCAGAATTCCGAGAATTTATGAAGCAACGGATGATGCAACCTGAAACCCGACAAATTCTGTCAGAACAGGCTAAAGCCCAATGGGAAGATGAGCAATATAAAGCTTATATGGCAGAGAAATGGCGAGAGTTTTATGAAAGTAATGAGGAGTATCGCCAAGAAAATAATGAAATGTTATATCAGGCGCAACAGGAATATTGGAGCCATGAAGAAAATCGCCTGAAACAAGCAGAACGAGTGCGACAATATTTTGCCGATAATCCTGAACTTCGACAAGCTTATTCTGAAGCAGCAAAAAAACAATGGGAAGATGAAAATCTCTTGGAATGGCGACGGGAAAAAACCAAGGAACAATGGACACGAGAGTTTCGCAAAAAACGTCGTCAAGCGTTAGATGAAACCTATTATGCCAAAACACTGGCTGCGCTGTATAAAGTCTATTCCCATTATGGGTATATGGACGTTGACAAGTACGAAAACTATCGCAAACGTCAAAAAGATAATAGTATATTGACCTTTAAAACGTTTTGCGATCGCTATTTTGAAGGGGATGAAGTCGCAACTCGCATGGCAATTCGGAACTATAACCATCGGGTCGTTTCCATTGAATGGTTAGAAGAAGGGCAGGATGTTTATGATATTGAAGTTCCTCATAGTCATAACTTTGCTTTATCGGCGGGTATCTTTGTACATAATAGTGCTAAACAAGGACGCGATCGCCGCACCCAAGCCATTCTTCCTTTACGCGGAAAAATCCTGAATATTGAGAAAACTGATGATGCCAAAATCTACAAAAACAATGAAATTCAATCCTTAATTACCGCCTTGGGCTTAGGGATTAAAGGAGAAGAATTCGATGCCTCTCAATTGCGTTATCATAAAGTCATCATTATGAGCGTTGCTGGAGACGAACCAACGCTAGTAATGGAGGATAGTGGCAAAACAGAATTCGTAGAAATTGGCACATTTATTGATGAATGTATTGCCGGAAAACGCACCCCAGAACGCTATCAAGTAATTGCCTTTGATCCAGTTACTCACGCCACTCGTTTTCGTCCGATTAAAGCAGTGATTCGTCATGGACATGAAGAACCCATGTATCAACTGAAAACTCGCTATAATCGTCAAATTAAAGTGACATCTTCCCATAGTGTTTTTGTTTATGAAAATGGGGAAGTCAAACTCAAAAAAGGCAATGAAGTTAAACCCGGAGATTGGTTAGTAGCCAGCCGTCGTTTACCGCGTTCAACGGAACCCCAAACTCCCATTGATTTACTCCGAACTTTCTATGAAGCGGGTGTAACTCAATCGTTATATTTGCAAGGAGAAGATGTTCGTAAAATTGCCAGTCGCCGGATTTTAGCGAAAGTTGAAAAACCCGAATTATTAAGTGAAGCACGGGTGGAATTAGAGGATAACGCCTGGCAAGAGTTAATTGCTCAACGTCAATCATTAGGCATAACTCAACAGCAATTAGCGAATGCTATTGGAGTCAAACAAGCGATTACTATTAGTCACTGGGAACGGGGGATTAATCGACCGATTTTGTCTAACTTCTTAGATTATTTAGAAGCCATTGGAGGGAATGAAAATGTTGTTTACCAAACCCTCCCTTCTAAAATTAATCAACTTCTAACTCAAAATGACAGCAGTAAAAATGCTCGTTGGCGCGAAGTTAGTGATTACAAACCCTTTGAATATTTCACACCCAGTGAGTTAATTCAGTTGGGAGATAACCTGAAAATTGTTCCTCAAGCGCACCAGAATAAAGCCTTTGATCGTTATTTACCCATTACATCAGAATTAATGTGGTTTTTGGGTTGGTATGTGGCAGAAGGAACCTTATCTAAACATCAAGTTAGCCTGAATTTAGGCACAAAAGATGAACGGTTTATCCCTGAATTAATCACGGCAATTCAAGCGGTTTTTGGGGAAACGCCACGTCGTTATAATGATCCCGAAAGTCAAGGCATTAAACTCTATTTTAATAGTGTGATGGCTGCCCGACTTTTACAAGCATGGGGATTAGGGAAAAAAGCTCATGAAAAACCCATTCCCGATCTTGTTTTCTCCGTCACTGAACCCTTGCAGCTTGCCTTTTTAGAGGGGTATTTCTTAGGGGATGGTACCACCAGTGGGGCGAATATTTCTTGGACGACCAATTCCCATTCCTTAAAAGAAGGATTACTGTATTTATTCGGACAATTGGGGTTAATTATTAGTACCAGTGAACATCAACCTCAATGTCATGAAACAGCTTCCATCCAAACCCGTCATTCCTATTACACCCTCACCCTTTGTGGCAAACAACAACTAGAAAGTTGTCGGTTAATTTGGCAACGTCATTTAGGGGCAGAAAAACTCAATGCTTATTTACAACTTCCGATGCAGAAACCGATGGATTATTTACCCATTAGTGAAGATTTAATGGGATTAAAAGTCATTGCTGCCGAGGAAATTGAATTAGTCGGAGACTATGTTTATGACTTCTCGGTTGAGGGGGATGAAAACTTTATTTGTGGAACTGGAGGACTTTGTTGTCATAATACAGACGCGGACGTTGATGGCGCCCATATCCGTACTTTGTTACTGACATTTTTCTATCGTTATCAACGGGAATTAGTGGATCAAGGCTATATTTATATTGCCTGTCCTCCCTTGTACAAAGTGGAACGGGGACGGAACCATCAATATTGTTATAATGAGCGAGAATTGCAGGACTATTTGAGTAGTTTACCCAGCAATGCTAACTACAATATTCAACGGTTTAAAGGGTTAGGAGAAATGATGCCCGAACAACTTTGGACAACCACCATGAACCCAGAAACTCGGATGATTAAACGGGTTGAAATTGAAGATGCGGCGGAAGCAGATCGGATTTTTACCGTGTTAATGGGCGATCGCGTTGCTCCTCGTCGGGAGTTTATTGAAACCCATGCTCCCCGCTTGAATTTGACGGATTTAGATATCTAATACAGTAATCAGTTATCAGTAATCAGTTATCAGTGCAAGAGTTAAGAGTTAATCAACTGTCCACTTCTTTACTCATAACTCATAACTGATTACTAATTGCTGATTTCCCGGATTTGATGAGAAATTTTTCATGACAAGGGATAAAAATTCCCCTAAGATTAGTGAAAAACACCCGTTAGGTGAAAAAACTGATTCTCTATTCCCGGTATCATCACTCTTTAGGAGTTTAAACCGAGGAACACCATCAATCCGGGTCGCGTCATCAACTAACGGAATCTTTCATCAACCGAGTTCCACCCATGAGCCAATCCATACCTATCTCTTGGTCTAAGGCTGACGTCTCTATCCCCCTAGAGCAATTACCCCTTGAACAACTGTCAAACTCTGATTTAGTTTTGCGTTGTCAACTGGGAGTCTGTCCAGATCGAGCCGCCTTCACAGAACTACTTCGTCGCTATCAATCCCATGTTGATAAGATTCTTTACCATCTGGCTCCAGATTGGCAAGATCGAGCAGACTTAGCCCAGGAAGTCTGGATTCGAGTGTATCGCAATGTTAAACGTCTGCAAGAGCCAGCAAAGTTTCGGGGATGGTTAAGCCGGATTGCTACTAATTTATTTTATGACGAACTCCGCAAGCGCAAACGGGTCAAACCGCCTCTGTCTTTAGATGCACCGCGCAATATTGAAGATGGAGAAATGGACTGGGAAATTGCTGCCGATAGTCCTGGCCCGGATGAAGATATGGCTACCCGTGAATTTTATAGCCATCTTCATGATGCGATCGCTGATTTACCCGAAGTATTCCGCACGACCATTGTTTTGCGGGAAATTGAAGGATTAGCTTATGAAGAAATTGCTGAAATGACCGGGGTTTCCCTGGGAACAGTGAAATCGAGAATCGCCAGAGCGCGTCAACGCTTACAAGCTGACCTACAAGTTTATCTGAATCCCTAAAAAATTGGCGGGTGAGCGGATGCAATTGTGGGTAATACCGATACAATAGTTATATAGGTTGAAACCCCAATTTTTCATAGCTTTTACCCCAAGGATAATTTCAATTAAATCTGTCTAATTTCATGTCGAATTGCATACTTGGTGAATGGGGGTGTTCCGATGAAGCACAATTTTGAGCCTGAACCACAAATTAACTCAACCATTCAGGGACATCTATCTGGGGAACACTCAGATCCTCTAACTCCTACATTAGATCATCTTGACCCTCAACAATTTCAAATCCTCAGTGCCTACCTAGATGGAGAAGCAACGGTTTCAGAACGCCGTCAAGTTCAAGCTTGGCTAGATACTGATCCCCAAATTAAAGAAATTTACTTACAACTACTCCAACTCCGTTCTCGTTTACAATCGGCTCCTGTTCCGGCTTCTCATCCCTCGGTGCAACAACTCGCCACCCGTGTTTTCCAACGTTTAAATCAGAGAACTCGGGTGATGGCGACTTGGGGAGGAACAGCGATCGCAGCTTTATTGGTGATGACAATTTCAGGCGGTATTTCAGGAAATTGGGGACGAGTTTCGATGTTGGCTCAATCTCAAAATTTGAACTATTCCGAACCCCTACAAATTGCCTTGAATGAACCTCTGATCCCAATTGTTAATCCTAACGCGGTTAGTATTAGCGTGGATCAACCGATTATTCCAATTCCTAAAGCTGCGGTTTCCACACCTACTAATTAATTAAAAATAGCGATCGCTTTTTCAAGGATCAGTCTTTCAGGATTAATGAAAGATATAGGATCTTAAAGAAAGAGCGATCGCTGTTTATTTTAGTTCAGAATAGAAAGTTAAGGAAGATCGTATTCACGTTTTAAGTTTTCATAAATATCAGGATATTCCTCTTGCAACCAATCTGGCATTCCTACTTCTGGGCATTCAACTAGCTGTTCAAGTATAGACTGAATAGCACCGTATTCATTAACAGATTCTAGGCGGTTAAAGATCACAACATTGCAAGGATGTCCATAGTGATCTTCAAAACCATAACCGTTGAGATCGAGTTTAAAATATTTCTCGACTGCTACAGGGGATTGAATTGCCTCTCCAACTCCAACAATTAAAATTTTTAAGTAACTGTGGTTTTTAAGTTTTTTACATTGATTTTTAATTTCTGCAACAAATTGATCAAAATCAGTGAATTCCCCATCAGTATAAATAAATACAATACCTCCTCGATCTTCTGAGCGTGCTTCAAACCACTTATCCATTAAACCCTTAAAGGTTGGAGTAATAAAAGCATCACCTGCGGGAGTGTTAGCATTAAAGTGGGTATCAACTTGATTATGATCTGTAATATTGTAGTTATTCCGGGCTACTTTATTAATGTTAAAAAAAGCCAGAGTTGCTTTATCACTAACTCTTTTAGATTCAGCACCTGGACTAACTCTTAAAACTTCCGCAATATGTCCCTTAACTGAATCTTTAATAGCATAATAACGCTCTCTTGGGTCTCTAGCTGCAATGGGATTTGTCATTGATGCTCCTTTAGAAACCAGAAAAAAGCAATCTCGATCATAAATAGATAGATTAAGTGTCATCATCAATCTCCCAGAATTTAGTTTTTTTTGTATTTTTTCGATCCAATTTAGATCAAAAACGTTTCCATAGATAGGATTAGCAACATCCAGAAATTCACCACATTTTGTTACTAATCCTGAGACCAGCAATTCTCTTTGGGCCAAACTTTGCTCAGAAAACTGAGTAGACTTTGGGTGTTGGAGAACTTGCTTGTAAATTTCTAGGGCTAAGAATTGGATTTCTGCTACCCTGGGGTCTCCTTGAATGTAATAATCCTCAATAGCCTGAAAGTGAGAGACAAGTACAGGTTGGCTTGTCCACTTTTGAACTATCTTTTCTTGGACTAAGGTTCTCAGTAGCTCGGTAGCATTATGATTTTCTATTTTAAGCCATTTAACCGCAAAAGAACACAAAAACTGTGTTAAGAAAGGTTGCCCCCCTGTCCAAGTCAAAATATCTTGAAATAAGGCTTGGGGATTTCGACTCACTACTCTCAATCTTGCTTGCAGGGGTGGACATTCACCCTCAAGAGGTGAGATCTCAAACACGGTTATCGGATTTTGGCCAGAGTTTTTAAGGGGTAAAACTTTACTAGGATGGACATTTCCGAACAGCACAAGTACAAAATTAGGGATGCAAAGGTTCTCTAAAAAGGTTCGGAGTCCCTCCCATTCGGCTAGATTTTGGCTATCATCTAAGAAAATAACTAACGTCTTGTTCTTAGAAAACCGAATTGTCTGCCGAATAAATTCTGGAAATTTGATCTCATAAGATTGCTCCTTTAAGGTTTGCCAAAATGACTGTAACTCTAAAACGACTTCTGCACCAAATTGTTTGAATCTGTAACTAATTTCCTGCACTAAATGGGAGTAAAACAAATCTTCTGTTACAGGAGAACTCAAAGTTTGGGCGGATAGAGATATGCTAATGTAACCTTCCTCCTCTAATTTTTTAGCAGTTCTTAACCTTAAACTAGATTTTCCACTTTGAGGAAGCCCAAAAACATAGCAAACTGGGAATTTTTGCTCATAATTTTTGATGAATTCATAAACTTGAACATCTACCTCCCGCTTAACATAATTGGCCGCATTAACAGGTAAAACAGTTCCTTTAATTCCATGGGAATAGTAATAGTAACTGTTAAGACGTTGGATGATTTCTACCAGGTGTTTTAGGAAGTTAAACATCGTTTTCAAGTGATGAACTCCTTTCTTGAGTTCTCATATTGACTTGAGACTCAATTAATTTAATAAACCACGCTTGGGAAAACGTTTTCTTTTCTAAGATAAACTTAAAAAA
This genomic window contains:
- a CDS encoding ATP-binding protein, whose translation is MTSNYSADQIQVLEGLEAVRKRPGMYIGSTGPRGLHHLVYEVVDNAIDEALAGYCTHIEIDFNADGSVTVIDDGRGIPVDTHSKTGKSALETVLTVLHAGGKFGGGGYKVSGGLHGVGVSVVNALSEWVEVTVFRDKKEYRQRFERGTPVTELTSKPIKEARTGTSVCFLPDTVIFTSGIEFDCDTIASRLRELAYLNAGVKITLTDSRLEFLRRETPRIETYCYQGGIREYIAYMNNDKQPLHEDIIYISGERNNVQIEVALQWCTDAYSDTVLGFANNIRTIDGGTHLEGLKTVLTRTLNAMARKRNKLKEGEPNLGGENIREGLTAIISAKVPDPEFEGQTKTRLGNPEVRGIVDSLVGEALTEYLEFNPGIADAVIEKAIQAFKAAEAARRARDLVRRKSVLESSPLPGKLADCSTRDPEESEIFLVEGDSAGGCLFSFTYISLADGLEKTIKEIVDEQAEGKEHFCYTINQSGNIAIERIINARLTKKDAQVVKLTLDNGETLICTPDHPFMLRDGSYKAAAKLTPEDSLMPFHRKISQKGIDGGLNGYEMVWNPGYDKWIYTHLLADFYNLKQGVYQASEGNHRHHVDFNKRNNNPTNIQRLPAQDHFALHRAHLEKTLHRPDVIEKSRQVHQSAEFREFMKQRMMQPETRQILSEQAKAQWEDEQYKAYMAEKWREFYESNEEYRQENNEMLYQAQQEYWSHEENRLKQAERVRQYFADNPELRQAYSEAAKKQWEDENLLEWRREKTKEQWTREFRKKRRQALDETYYAKTLAALYKVYSHYGYMDVDKYENYRKRQKDNSILTFKTFCDRYFEGDEVATRMAIRNYNHRVVSIEWLEEGQDVYDIEVPHSHNFALSAGIFVHNSAKQGRDRRTQAILPLRGKILNIEKTDDAKIYKNNEIQSLITALGLGIKGEEFDASQLRYHKVIIMSVAGDEPTLVMEDSGKTEFVEIGTFIDECIAGKRTPERYQVIAFDPVTHATRFRPIKAVIRHGHEEPMYQLKTRYNRQIKVTSSHSVFVYENGEVKLKKGNEVKPGDWLVASRRLPRSTEPQTPIDLLRTFYEAGVTQSLYLQGEDVRKIASRRILAKVEKPELLSEARVELEDNAWQELIAQRQSLGITQQQLANAIGVKQAITISHWERGINRPILSNFLDYLEAIGGNENVVYQTLPSKINQLLTQNDSSKNARWREVSDYKPFEYFTPSELIQLGDNLKIVPQAHQNKAFDRYLPITSELMWFLGWYVAEGTLSKHQVSLNLGTKDERFIPELITAIQAVFGETPRRYNDPESQGIKLYFNSVMAARLLQAWGLGKKAHEKPIPDLVFSVTEPLQLAFLEGYFLGDGTTSGANISWTTNSHSLKEGLLYLFGQLGLIISTSEHQPQCHETASIQTRHSYYTLTLCGKQQLESCRLIWQRHLGAEKLNAYLQLPMQKPMDYLPISEDLMGLKVIAAEEIELVGDYVYDFSVEGDENFICGTGGLCCHNTDADVDGAHIRTLLLTFFYRYQRELVDQGYIYIACPPLYKVERGRNHQYCYNERELQDYLSSLPSNANYNIQRFKGLGEMMPEQLWTTTMNPETRMIKRVEIEDAAEADRIFTVLMGDRVAPRREFIETHAPRLNLTDLDI
- a CDS encoding sigma-70 family RNA polymerase sigma factor; protein product: MSQSIPISWSKADVSIPLEQLPLEQLSNSDLVLRCQLGVCPDRAAFTELLRRYQSHVDKILYHLAPDWQDRADLAQEVWIRVYRNVKRLQEPAKFRGWLSRIATNLFYDELRKRKRVKPPLSLDAPRNIEDGEMDWEIAADSPGPDEDMATREFYSHLHDAIADLPEVFRTTIVLREIEGLAYEEIAEMTGVSLGTVKSRIARARQRLQADLQVYLNP
- a CDS encoding anti-sigma factor family protein, whose translation is MKHNFEPEPQINSTIQGHLSGEHSDPLTPTLDHLDPQQFQILSAYLDGEATVSERRQVQAWLDTDPQIKEIYLQLLQLRSRLQSAPVPASHPSVQQLATRVFQRLNQRTRVMATWGGTAIAALLVMTISGGISGNWGRVSMLAQSQNLNYSEPLQIALNEPLIPIVNPNAVSISVDQPIIPIPKAAVSTPTN
- a CDS encoding AAA family ATPase — translated: MFNFLKHLVEIIQRLNSYYYYSHGIKGTVLPVNAANYVKREVDVQVYEFIKNYEQKFPVCYVFGLPQSGKSSLRLRTAKKLEEEGYISISLSAQTLSSPVTEDLFYSHLVQEISYRFKQFGAEVVLELQSFWQTLKEQSYEIKFPEFIRQTIRFSKNKTLVIFLDDSQNLAEWEGLRTFLENLCIPNFVLVLFGNVHPSKVLPLKNSGQNPITVFEISPLEGECPPLQARLRVVSRNPQALFQDILTWTGGQPFLTQFLCSFAVKWLKIENHNATELLRTLVQEKIVQKWTSQPVLVSHFQAIEDYYIQGDPRVAEIQFLALEIYKQVLQHPKSTQFSEQSLAQRELLVSGLVTKCGEFLDVANPIYGNVFDLNWIEKIQKKLNSGRLMMTLNLSIYDRDCFFLVSKGASMTNPIAARDPRERYYAIKDSVKGHIAEVLRVSPGAESKRVSDKATLAFFNINKVARNNYNITDHNQVDTHFNANTPAGDAFITPTFKGLMDKWFEARSEDRGGIVFIYTDGEFTDFDQFVAEIKNQCKKLKNHSYLKILIVGVGEAIQSPVAVEKYFKLDLNGYGFEDHYGHPCNVVIFNRLESVNEYGAIQSILEQLVECPEVGMPDWLQEEYPDIYENLKREYDLP